The sequence below is a genomic window from Flavobacterium lipolyticum.
AAAAGAAGACCGAATTAGTTATTTACGTGCTTTGGCTATCGGAACATTGATAAATGACGCTGTAAATGTTTTTGTTGAAAATGAAGAAGCTATTTTGGATGGGAAATTTCCTTTTGCTTTAACAGATAAGAGTAAATACAAAGCGCAAATGGATGATATTATCAAACTAAGTGTCGATAAAATCTACCAAAGCCGCGAGGTGGTTGAAAAAGAAATTGTAGGGTATCAGATTATTCAAACCCTGTTGGATAAATTTATCACTGCTTTCAACAACAAATACGAAGGAACTGCTTCAAACTACGATAAACTGCTTTTGAAAATGCTGCCTGAAAAACATCACTTAGAGAAAACCAATTTATACGAACGTTTGCTGCATATCTGTCATTACGTTTCTTTGTTAACAGACGGGAATGCACTGGAGCTGTTTGAAACCATTAACGGCAGAAAAAACAAATAACACGCTAAGCTGCAGAGGTAATTGACAAGAAAATGATTTTACACATAGGAACATAGATTTCAGGTGTAAAAAGAGAACTAAAAAAGAAATACATTTCTTTCACAGAGAAGGATATGTGTATTGAAATAAAGTAAAACGTCTTTTTTATTGACACAGAGCCTATGTCACTATGTGTTAAAATGAATTACTTCAACGTTTAATATTTTATTGAAAAGCATATACGAGACCCACGCCTAAGACTTGTCTTAGCTGGGCTCTTGGTCCATTGTTAACTTGTGAAGTTGTTCCGGTAGCAGGATCAAAAAAGTCTTTTTTGGTTTTGATATCATCATCATACACCAGATGTACGCCAATATTTGCTTTTACATAAGCATTTACCACAAGATCCAGACGGGTATCATAATCGATATCGACGTTTCCAAATTTGTTTAGATAATCAGTATACAAACTCAATCGGTTTTCGTAGAAGATGTTTTTGTAAATCTCGCTTTTCATGTATCCGGTAAGCAGAATACCAAATTCGGCTTTTACCTTCTGCCCGTTTTCAACTAAAATTTTAGAATTCGGGTCCATTGGATCTACTATGTAAGTCGCTTTTCGCACACCAAAAGATCCTTGATTCGCTAAAGTTTGATCCAGAACTAAGGTAGTTTTTAGGGTTATGGGAGAGAAATATAAGGTTCGGTTTTTCTTTTTATCTGAATTTTCAGCTCCTGCTCCAAGAAAGACATAAGCTGGTGCAAAAGGTCTGGAGATCGCAACATCTTTGTTAGGGTAATTGTACCCGTCAGTAAATTGAGTATTGAAATTGAATTTCGCCGAGTAGTACCAATTTGAGATCGTATCTTTTCTAAAACCGTAAGTCGAATTGAATAGAAAAGCATCATCAGTTTTTCGGAGTTCAGTACCATCTTGCTGGTTTAGACCGTATTTTATAATAAGTTCATTGGCCCATTTGTGATTTCCTCTAATATAAGTTCGGTTAAACTCACCTTTAAAAAGTCCGGAGATCGAGCTTGTTCCCCCCGCGCTCCAGTTTACAAAAGCAATTTCGGAAATGTCAAAGCCCAGTTGATTTTTTTTGGTCCAGTTTGATGGTGGAGCAGGTAATTCGCCAGGATCCAAAGTCGTTTGTATAATTTGAGCAAAGTTATTTGAAGTACACAAAAGCAGCAAAAGCAAAAGGGTAGAACGCAATAATTTCATTGTGATTTTATTTTTTGACAGCGCAAAATAATTATTTTGTATCGTTTGAAAAAAGATTTATTAAACTTTTAACGTCAATTTTACACAATTGTTGTAACTGATTAACCGTTCCATGCTCTATAAACTTGTCCGGAATACCCAAAACTTCGATGGTATTTTTGAAATTATGTGAGGCTGCAAACTCTAAAATGGCACTTCCAAAACCACCGTTTACAGTACCGTCTTCGACCGTAATTATCCTCTCGAAACTTGCGAAAACATCGATTAAAGCATTGGTGTCTAGTGGTTTAATGAAAGAGAAGTCGTAGTGGGCAATGGTTGCGGAATTGTGAGATTCGTTTATTGCTTCGATCACATTATTTCCAATTGTTCCGGTGGACAAAACGGCTGTTTTTGTTCCTTTTTTTAGGCAGGTTGCGGCACCAATTTCAATTTTTTTATAATGTCCGAAATTTTCTACTTCCCAATTTGAGATGACGCCACGGCCTCTTGGATATCGAATGGCAATGGGATGATTTAATCCCAATTGTGCCGTATATAAAATATTCTGCAGGGCAATTTCATTGAGGGGAGCATAAATAATCAGGTTCGGAATTGCACGCAAATAAGCAATATCAAAAAGGCCATGATGTGTGGCACCGTCTTCACCTACTAACCCGGCGCGGTCGAGACAAAAAATAACAGGCAAGTTTTGCAGTGCAACATCGTGAATGACCTGATCGTAAGCACGCTGCAAAAAAGTCGAATAAATATTGCAGTAGACCGTCATTCCCTGCGTAACCATTCCCGCAGCAAGTGTTACCGCATGCTGTTCGGCTATTCCAACGTCAAAAGCGCGTTCGGGAATCTCATCCATCATAAATTTAAGAGAACTTCCGGATGGCATTGCCGGAGTGATTCCGATGATTTTTTCGTTCTTTTTGGCTAAATCTAAAATCGTCAGACCAAAAACGTCCTGGTATTTAGGAGGTAAATTCTCTTCTGATTTGGAATAAAGTTCTCCGGTTGAAGCATCAAATTTTCCCGGAGCATGATATTTTACCTGATTTTCTTCAGCCTGCTGTAAACCTTTTCCTTTTGTGGTTACGATGTGCAGAAATTTAGGGCCTTTTATCTTCTTTAAGCGATTAAGCTCTTTGATTAAGGCAGGAAGATCATGACCGTCAATTGGTCCGGAATAATCAAAGTTTAGTGACTTGATGATGTTATTCTGTTTCGGATTTTTCCCGTTTTTAACCGCTGTTAAATATTTTTTCAAAGCTCCCACACTTGGGTCAATCCCGATAGCATTATCGTTTAGAATGACCAAAAGATTAGTATCCGTAACCCCGGCATGATTCAAACCTTCGAAAGCCATTCCTGAAGCAATCGACGCATCACCAATTACGGCT
It includes:
- a CDS encoding DUF3078 domain-containing protein, with amino-acid sequence MKLLRSTLLLLLLLCTSNNFAQIIQTTLDPGELPAPPSNWTKKNQLGFDISEIAFVNWSAGGTSSISGLFKGEFNRTYIRGNHKWANELIIKYGLNQQDGTELRKTDDAFLFNSTYGFRKDTISNWYYSAKFNFNTQFTDGYNYPNKDVAISRPFAPAYVFLGAGAENSDKKKNRTLYFSPITLKTTLVLDQTLANQGSFGVRKATYIVDPMDPNSKILVENGQKVKAEFGILLTGYMKSEIYKNIFYENRLSLYTDYLNKFGNVDIDYDTRLDLVVNAYVKANIGVHLVYDDDIKTKKDFFDPATGTTSQVNNGPRAQLRQVLGVGLVYAFQ
- a CDS encoding 1-deoxy-D-xylulose-5-phosphate synthase translates to MKSNLLSNIYNPADLRLLSEAQLSQVAQELRDFIIDVVSVKEGHLGSSLGVIELTIALHYVFNTPDDLLVWDVGHQAYGHKILTERREIFHTNRQLEGISGFPKRSESIYDTFGVGHSSTSISAALGMAIASKLKGDFDKQHIAVIGDASIASGMAFEGLNHAGVTDTNLLVILNDNAIGIDPSVGALKKYLTAVKNGKNPKQNNIIKSLNFDYSGPIDGHDLPALIKELNRLKKIKGPKFLHIVTTKGKGLQQAEENQVKYHAPGKFDASTGELYSKSEENLPPKYQDVFGLTILDLAKKNEKIIGITPAMPSGSSLKFMMDEIPERAFDVGIAEQHAVTLAAGMVTQGMTVYCNIYSTFLQRAYDQVIHDVALQNLPVIFCLDRAGLVGEDGATHHGLFDIAYLRAIPNLIIYAPLNEIALQNILYTAQLGLNHPIAIRYPRGRGVISNWEVENFGHYKKIEIGAATCLKKGTKTAVLSTGTIGNNVIEAINESHNSATIAHYDFSFIKPLDTNALIDVFASFERIITVEDGTVNGGFGSAILEFAASHNFKNTIEVLGIPDKFIEHGTVNQLQQLCKIDVKSLINLFSNDTK